One window of the Leptospira koniambonensis genome contains the following:
- a CDS encoding TolC family protein has product MGGNKIYHKCFPLDVMQHKQNQATFRSVLYLGIFLSALSISGDNRDDLEKEGVWTTTSLIRYSLENSVQAKMSRLDLENSEYDWEKENGKYNFIGTLTANTQKTNNLPLPQYTLQGREITSNTLSAGVSKVFNTGTTASLTVSDNRYETDAGKRPEQQGTIAQQFAQPSLHFANLGFTLKQELLKNIFGYQQRRSLEISRRSSAVRRLDAMNTLSRSVVQSLLSFWNLSLADENLKTAELLVKSVKNVKDITSSKVRMGVAEDYESGQWNALLISAENQLRQAKLEKDRVRRDLLVSLGKDPETKANFSLILDDSLPSLGAEDSETEEAFQHRYDFKSIALQKQNAGTALEISKNGLLPSLYVSGTYNSREYDRNFPQSFDGIGSGRFTQNSAEIKMDYPLGNDTARAEYRNSLTQSRKLDLLLDQTKEQVKTDIRQGLQKINTTHEILEESKKNLSQAEKFYSGILPRYRYGRATSVNVKNALDLVAQARYGLMQAKVNYNSALVQYELSKGTLFRKYGMDAEEVLNQNTGDQK; this is encoded by the coding sequence ATGGGTGGAAACAAAATATACCATAAATGTTTCCCGTTGGATGTTATGCAACACAAACAGAATCAGGCAACCTTTCGCAGCGTACTTTACTTAGGCATTTTTCTAAGTGCTCTTTCTATCTCGGGAGATAATCGAGATGATTTGGAGAAAGAAGGAGTTTGGACAACTACTTCTCTTATCCGTTATTCTTTAGAGAATTCAGTTCAGGCAAAGATGAGCCGACTGGATTTAGAAAACTCTGAATATGATTGGGAAAAGGAGAACGGTAAATACAATTTTATCGGGACCTTAACCGCTAATACTCAAAAGACGAATAACTTACCTTTACCTCAATACACTTTGCAAGGTAGAGAGATCACAAGTAATACACTCTCAGCAGGTGTATCAAAAGTTTTTAATACAGGAACTACTGCAAGTTTAACTGTCTCGGATAACCGTTACGAGACCGATGCGGGAAAAAGACCGGAACAACAAGGAACAATCGCACAACAATTCGCTCAGCCAAGCCTTCACTTTGCAAATCTTGGTTTCACTTTGAAACAAGAATTACTGAAAAATATTTTCGGATACCAGCAAAGAAGATCCTTGGAGATAAGCAGAAGAAGTTCTGCAGTCAGAAGGCTGGACGCGATGAATACTCTCTCCAGATCAGTGGTCCAATCCTTATTATCTTTTTGGAATCTATCCTTAGCAGACGAAAATCTTAAAACCGCGGAACTATTAGTCAAAAGTGTGAAGAATGTAAAAGATATTACTTCTTCTAAAGTGCGTATGGGAGTCGCAGAAGATTATGAGTCCGGACAATGGAATGCACTTTTGATCTCTGCCGAGAATCAACTCAGACAAGCAAAATTGGAAAAGGATAGAGTTCGTAGAGACCTACTTGTTTCTCTCGGAAAAGATCCTGAAACTAAAGCAAATTTTTCCTTAATTCTGGATGATTCTCTTCCTTCTCTAGGCGCAGAAGACTCAGAAACGGAAGAAGCATTCCAGCATAGATATGATTTCAAAAGTATCGCATTACAAAAGCAGAATGCTGGAACAGCACTTGAGATCTCCAAAAACGGATTATTACCTTCTCTTTATGTGAGTGGAACTTATAATTCTCGTGAATACGATCGTAATTTTCCTCAGAGTTTTGATGGAATTGGGAGCGGTAGATTTACCCAAAATTCCGCAGAGATTAAAATGGATTATCCTCTTGGGAATGATACAGCAAGAGCAGAATATAGAAATTCTTTAACACAAAGCAGAAAACTGGATCTTCTTTTGGATCAAACAAAAGAGCAGGTCAAAACTGATATAAGACAAGGATTACAAAAGATCAATACTACTCATGAGATCTTAGAAGAATCTAAAAAGAATCTCTCTCAAGCAGAGAAGTTTTACTCGGGCATTCTGCCCAGATACAGATACGGAAGAGCCACATCCGTAAATGTTAAGAACGCATTAGACCTAGTAGCTCAAGCTAGATATGGACTGATGCAGGCAAAAGTGAATTATAACTCGGCGCTAGTACAATACGAGCTCTCTAAGGGAACCTTATTCCGCAAATACGGAATGGATGCTGAGGAAGTTCTGAACCAAAACACCGGAGACCAAAAATGA